CAAgggccaggaatgagagggagagctaagccaaggaccaggaatgagagggagggctaagccaaggaccaggaatgagagggagggctaagccaaggaccaggaatgagagggagagctaagccaagcaccaggaatgagagggagagctaagccaaagaccaggaatgagagggagagccAAGCCCAGAACcaggaatgagagagagagagctaagccaaggaccaggaatgggagggagagctaagccaaggaccaggaatgagagggagagctaagccaaggaccaggaatgagagggagagctaagccaagggccaggaatgagagggagagctaagccaaggaccaggaatgagagggagggctaagccaaggaccaggaatgagagggagggctaagccaaggaccaggaatgagagggagggctaagccaaggaccaggaatgagagggagagctaagccaaggatcaggaatgagagggagagctaagccaagtgccaggaatgagagggagagctaagTCCAGGACCAGGAATGGGAGGGAGAGCTAAGTCCAgaaccaggaatgagagggagggctaagccaaggaccaggaatgagagggagagctaagccaaggaccaggaatgggagggagagctaagccaaggatcaggaatgagagggagagctaagccaaggaccaggaatgagagggagagctaagccaaggaccaggaatgtgagggagagctaagccaaggaccaggaatgagagggagagctaagtccaggaccaggaatgagagggagagccATACCAAAGACCAAGAATAAAAGGGAGACTGCGGAATAAAAGGTAAACCATGATGGGGATCAGGaacaggaatgagaggggagcaaCAGCTGGGGTACACCAGATTCTAGGCTATTAACCttttaatatttttacatattttgcaAAGCAATAAACCCCAATGTCTCTTACAATATTCGGACCCTGATGTCTCACGTAGAGGAGTCCAGGAAACAGAAATATGTAGAAATTGTTGTCTGGGTCCAAAATGCAGCAATACCAGTCACCCCGATATATAACTTGTGGGGAAACTCAGATACCCGGAAAAGAACAAAACAACAATTACTGTGAAGGTGAATGTTTACTTGTAAAGACGGGGAGAGAACATTGGCACATTCCACTTCTTCTGCTGCCAAGACTTCTGACAATCTTCCGTGTTAGAGTTGCCAGAAGGGAAACCAAGTTTCCATGAGTGTGGGGCCACAGTGGGCTGGTACCGGTGTCTCTGATCCTCACACTATAAGAGTGCGGACACAAGAGATGGAGCTCCACATCTGTGCTGAACCCAACTACCTGCACCATGAAGATCCTCATACTCCTCGCACTGGTTGGTGTCAGTGTCTGCCAGGGTAAGTACCGGACaggaacatatatacagtatttactaCAGGTTTTCTAGGGATTTACTTAACTCCCAATCTTTTATGTGTTTTAGATGATGGCaaccaaccccaaccccaggaaGGTCAGGGAGGCCAGGGAGGTCAGGGAGGTCAGGGAGGTCAGGGAGGCCAGGGAGGTCAGGAAGGTCAGGAAGGTTCTTCATCACCTATAAAGTgtaattcagaatataaaaatgaCTTTGCCGATGATAAGGAGTGCTTCAAAAACGCATTGAAGGTAAATTGGCTTTATTATATTCCTGTAAGTTCTGTGAGATGTATCTATAGACGGGGTGAGCGCTGTAATAGGATGTCACTCACATCCCCGTAGCCCAAGGTATATATAAGACTCTGACCTTGGATCAGCAGATACTATTCACTTCCAATAATCCtgatatactgcccccccacacacacactaatatacaccTACCCCTTATAAACACTCAGCCCTGATATACACCCACCCTTTATATACACCCACCGCTATATACACCCACCCCTTATATACACTTACCCCTATATACACTCATCTATACACCCACCCCTTATATACACCCACCCCTTATATACACCCACCCCTTATATACACCCACCCCTTATATACACCCACCCCTTATATACAcccatccctgatatacatgAACCCCTTATATATAACCACCCATGATATACACCCACCCCCAGATATAGCGACCCTGATATACACCCACCCCTGATTGCTTCTTATTGTTACATGTTGCTATTGTTCTCATGGCTTTCTATTGTGCCCACAGACTGTTCCCTTCCTTATGGAGAGCGGACAGAGACTGGTCTGTAAGCACAAAAACAATGAGGTACGGAAGACACTTCTTTCTAAGGACAATTACATTATATATTGATTACAATGTAGCAGGTGTAGAGTTCTGCCAGGACGGTGGCACACTTCGGCTCTAGTTATTTGCACGGCCACTATCCACGGCCTCTCTTTGTAGATACAGGGTTGGATACGTTCGGTTCACATTGGATTTGAGGCCTGAAATAGGACATATGCCCTGAAAAAGTATAAAGTGTCAGATGCCCCCGAAATGTGTGGTCTGCCGGGCTACGGGCTCCCGTAAGATGATGGGCGGCCTCAGGGCCTGGACCAGGCTTAGATTATCACAGAAGCCTATGCAGATCTATGTtctgtgctcttaaagggaatgtcatcCAGTAAGGCAGTCTCCCCAACCTGAATCCTCTGATAAGTGATGGACGTTCTCTGTGTCGTCTGgttattttacttttactttatttCCTTTCAGGATGAAAAGACCAAAGAATACTATGCTGAATTCACGAATGAGTTTTCACTGTTCTTGGTGAGACTAATCTATGACTATTAGTAACCATGGGGAATTAGATGCctggccccatatagtaataatgcccccgctgtgtccccatatagttatagtagtaatgcccctgctgtgcctcccatatagtaatattgtcccatgctgtgccctccatatagtaatattgtttcctgctgtgcctccatatagtaataatgtcccctgctgtgcccccatatagtaatattgtttcctgctgtgcctccatatagtaataatgtcccctgttgtgcccccatagagtaataatgtcccctgctgtgccctccatatagtaataatgccccatgctgtgctaacatatagtatactatgccccctgctgtaccccaataaagtaacaatgttccctggtgtgcccccatatagtaataatgtcccctgctgtgccctccataaagtaataatgtctcctgctgtacccccatatagtaatagtgtctcttgctgtgcccccatatagtaataatgtcccctgttggacccccatatagtaataatgtctgctgctgtgcccccatttagtaataatgtcccccgctgtgccctgcatatagtaataatgcctcctgttgtgccccatatagtaataatgcctcccgctgtgcctccatatagtaataatgtctcctgctgtgctctccatatagcagtaatgtctcctgctgtgccccatatagtattaatgtctcctgctgtgccccatatagtattaatgtccctgctgtgccccatatagttatatccctgctgtgccccatatagtaataatgtcccctgctgtgtcctccatatagtaataatgtcccctgctgtgtcctccatatagtaataatgtctcctgctgtgccccatatagtattaatttccctgctgtgccccatatagttatatccctgctgtgccccatatagtaataatgcctcccgctgtgccctccatatagtaataattccttctgctgtgcctccatatagtaatatatttACACCTGTACACTATATGCACATACCATGCTCTGCACACCTGTATGTACACCTGCAAACTATAGTCACACTGCACACCTGTTTGTACACATGCACACTATAGACACACACTCTGCAAACCTGTATAGACATACGCTCTGCACACCTGTATGTACACTTGTACACTGTAGACAAACTGGGAAGCATTATCGCACTCATACACCAGTTAtaaataaagctccatttacacAGCCAGATTTATTAAGGGGTGCACACCCATCACAGTACTTACGCAgaaatctacacacacacacctgtatgtACACCTGTACACACTATAGACACACATTCTGCACACCTGTATGCACATCttaacacagtatatacacacactctgcaCACCTGCATAAACACCTGTACACTATAGACACACACTCTCCACACCTGTATGTACACCTGTACACACTATAGACACACTATAGACACACATTCTGCACACCTGTACACTATAGACACACACTCCACACACCTGTGCACACACCTGCTCAGTGTACAGAGAGTCCGGCCCTTGTTAGgccttcctgctcctgtacatacattCGGCAGTGCTGATTGCCCAGTGAAACATGAATCTGTATTTCACCCTCTGACTGGGGAAGTTTCCATAGTAAATGGCGGATTTCTCGCTTTCTAGCCGGGTTATATTGCTTTATAAGTGTTACAGTCATGTCTCTATTCCCCTGGCAGAGATGTACTGGCTGTGGAGCTGGGAATCTCGTTGGTTTAGATGATCTGCTGGTAAGTAAGACTACAGTataggagacacctggtaccgtccatatatctgtctgtgcttccagaacttcacaaagtgtcaaagaggcgttcccaatcCCCTGAAGTGGTGACACCTTATCAATACCCCTTCCATCCCTATCCCTCCTCAACTGTCAGTCAGCTGGAAGCAgggacagggatgggagggggagcaaggagacatTATAGCCAACAAATCACAGCCCCCATAGCATCCatatgagaaataaaagctgaactgtgattggttgctatgggagctgtgattggttactttgTGTTgctattgataaatctgggccattgagtTATAAAATTTGGGGGAGACTTATGCTGCTGTCTTATAGGGAGATtctctgtgttgcccatagcaaccaatcacagtgtggcttttatttctcacattgctctggtaaaatgaaagctgagctgtgattggttgctatgggtaacagatAAAGTCTCactataaggctatattcccacgtTCAGTACTTTTTCAGGACCGTATACAATTTGTGCAACTCCCCAAAAAAATTGTCTATAATGCATCTGTAAAGAAATTCACTTATAGTTAAATAAGTGAAAATGATGGATTGCAGATTTATGGACGTTTCCTCCGTAAAAATTATGgacttttccatagacttctatgggatcTTTTGTGCCGCAATTGCAGTCCGTACtggagcttgtcagtaattttagTCCACAAGCCCTGGAGACGTCTGTGGTCTAAGAAAGAGAGACACAGAAGGTGTATGAAAGAGCTCAGTAGCCAAAGTACAGAGTGACGTCACCAGACAAAGCACCGAGTGCCACCAGCAGCCCGGCCACCTAGTCACGTTAGCAGCTCCGGCCACCTTGTAATGTCAGCAGCTCGGCCACCTTGTAACGTCAGCAGCCCGGCCACTGGGTAACACCAGCAGCCCGGCCACTGGGTAACACCAGCAGCCCGGCCACCTAGTGACACCAGCAGCCCGGCCACCTTGTAACGTCAGCAGCTCGGCCACCTAGTAACGTCAGCAGCTCCGGCCACTGGGTGACACCAGCAGCTCGGCCACCGACTGACGTTTGCAGCCCGGCCACCGCTCACAGAGTGCAGTGCAGTGGTTGGTTACCtaggcaatgagctgtcaacCATAGGAACAGAGTGAAGAGTAAGCTATTTTGCTAATGAAAGACACTTacaaaattgcttacttttgcattATCTGACAAGTAAAAGAAAGTTTAGTAGGTGAgaatccccctgtatatagcaggcaCTTGGTATCTTCAAAAACTAAAAGAAATAGCAGCAATGGTTATGTGTGTCTTCTCCAACATGGCACCTACAGAAGGAAAGATTCATACAGCTACATGGAATTAAACATGAAAGTAACGCTGGCAATTTCTATTCTTTCTTCTAGGGAGATTTGGGATCTGACGTCGGTCAAACTACAGGAGATCTGCTTGAAGCCGTAGAAGGCCTTAAAGTAGGTTCTTAGTTGATATTTCTTTATAGTCCACAGTTACTGAAGTCAGAAGCTACATGGGACACAGATATAACAGAATAAAGTTGTAGGGCAAGAATAGTCGTGTTATAACTTCCATCAGAGGTTTGTTTGTCGGGAGGGTGCTTTGTATCCTGCCTGGTCGGCCCCACAGCCCATAGATAATATTCCACATTAGTCATTTACTCCTTGGTCCAGTAAGACCATAGAcgcactgccccacccctataGCACCGATCTGCCTTCGACCGGCCCACCCTTtccaatgattatcaatggattGAGCAGCCCAGATCGGCACTATAGGGGGGTGGGGAAGTGTTCCTAGAGGTCTTACTAGACCGGGGAGTAAATTAGTGACTGCACGGGAACAGCacccaggaggaaggtaagaaacatgcCCTCATCCTTGGCGCCTCCTGTGCAATAGATGGCTAGCAGCAAGTAAGATTCGTCTGGTCCCCTTTAACAGAGCAATATGGTGGACGCCATACAGTACAAAAACACATCACACAATCTGAGGCACAAAACAAATCTGGAAGAATCAGAGACGTCGTGTCATTGGGGATTTCGGCTCCGGTTCTGCTCTTAGCTGTTGTCATCCATTTACATCCATGTACTTTTTGCACCATATACTTTTCTCTTTTAGGTATTGgacatcaactttttttttttataatgatgtaTTCTGTTGTTTTCCAGCGCGCCTTGGGCATAGATGGTGTTGTTCTTGACTTACTCTGCCACTTGGTGAGAACAGATAATTTTCTGCATACTTGTCTATGGGACATTAACCCTATCATGGGAAATTCTGTGCTCCTACCGAGTTCATTTCaatgactcggggggggggggagaggcccCAGGGGCACGCTGGCACCGCAACAACAGCGtgtacattcattggctggcttactcatgtgatcTTCAGAGTATAAAAACTTGGAATTTCCTGCTCGTCGTCAGACGCCATCTGGAaggtagtgaaggagagaggctggagcaggaagactgaggatttagctgattgtaggcaggaaagaccccaaaagcccttgttagggctataAGTATACATATATCTGCGGATAATCAGCAAATTAACCAGCTACCAGCACATCagcttattctcacagacaggctaGCAGCTGCTGCTCACCGtgaagaataggctgcagtgtatctacctCCTCCTTCATTGTACGTGTTGCAGGTAGCTGAGCAGATAGATTTTGGAGTAGAAAcagtgaggattttagaagattgtaggcaggagagaccaCAAAAGCCTTTatcagggctactacacagcacagcgtaTAGCTGCTTCCTCCAATAAGAGTGCATAGACTGTCTAGCAGCATATCAgtagtgacacagacaggcagtcaCGCAGCTTATAACTATCTTGCATAGAGTTGTGTCGGACTATTTTGTCCTACTTAGTAATTGTCGCAGTAGTTTATTGCCCAGTAAAACACCTTTCACCTGTCACCATACATTGTGTTTGGAGGCTGTGATAATGGCGTAATGCTGCGACTTGGGCTTGTTAGAtccagccaggcatgcttcccctgctctcccagttgtatccagaggtgtttgcatcaattTCTGAGCTGTAacggtggacttggaaacctaaactCGACCGCTTGGAGTTCAGCGAGCATGtttctcctatagactttaatagagTTCAATATTCGATCGCATAGTCAAAGCCGCTGTCTGTTCGAATCAAATTTCGagttttcaaatatttcactactcgctcatctctaacagagaACTACTGTGCGGTAATGACCTGTATCCTGGCAGCACTTCACACTCTCTATAGTATTACATTCATCCCATTTCCATGTTCTCTATTGTGTCTGATACAATATGGCCCGCAGCCCACCATGAGCGGTGTTTGATCTCATTAGCCCATTGTCAGATCCATTTGGATGATGGGGGACCATGGGACCCTGTACATCATCATACATGTGGCCTAATGTTAACACAACCAGATCCATGACGAGGGGCCAGTAAGCTCAAAATGCAATGTTTTCCATGTAAACCAATAAAGGATAATGTCATTTTAGAAGCTGGAAAACTTTAGAGTTTTCTTTTTATAGTCTGATAAAGAGTATAGAAAATTTTGGAAATTATTCTGCATTATTCACATTTTATAGTTCACTTACTAATATCTATCTTATCTAACAGTTAGGCGGGTTCTTGGCCTCGGACTGCGCGAAAAGGCTCATCAGTGTAAGTACACTTCATAAACATATGtagactaaatatatatatatatatatatatatatatatatatatgtaaattgtGAAAATgtagcatatatatatgtgtgtatgtatgtatatatatatatatatagaaaaaattacaaggatgcaacgtttcagctccctCTCGGAGCCGTTCTCAAGCATTGCTTGAGAACGGCTCCGAGagggagctgaaacgttgcatccttgtaattttttctttacaataaaccacTACTTTTTTCACCTATGCTGGAGTGCCTGGGACTTTCGTTGTGTATTTGGGGATCCCTCCTGCCAAGGGACTTGCATCCTACAGCACCCGCTACAGTTTTTAAGAAGTGCGACTCTGACctctcctctatatatatatatatatatatatattgtatatgcttCATTTTCACAATTTCACCCATTTTAGCTTCAGTTTACATGGAGCAGATATGCTGCAAATGTTTTGCACATGATATTCTATTCCATTCACCTGAATGGCAGGAAACACTTTGATTTTTGCATATCCCAGGCCACATATAGGCCCACCACCCACCTAGTAGATACTCCTACCCCTATCCCACCATAAATAAAGACATGGCAGAGATTAACCTTTAATGGGGGCGGGGGCACATAATAACCATATCTACTCCCCTGGATGCTGGATTGCCGCATCAGGACCCCCGCCAAGCACTGGGATCTTCTTCTCAGCCGACGTTACGACCCAGCTGattgacaacccactcagccagtcagtgactcgagcgggacaccgctccagtcactgattggatgagcaggctgtccatcagcctgGAAGGGGGGGAAATGCCTTTTGGTGGGGTCCAGGAGCTGGTGGAGTAGCGGTTCAAGAGCACGTGGAGAAGTAAGGAGTGTttggttattatgttcccccctgcccctgctggcttacAGTTATTTAAAATtgacagacttcttctttaaccatCTTTAAGTAACAAAATTAACTAACACACAGTGATAAGAACTTGATTGGATAGGGCTGTAGCAAGTGTTATGCCATGGCAGACTCCAGTCACACAAGTCCGCCTTACTGCTCCCATCTGCTAAGCAGTTGATTTTTCCGCCAAGAAACCATGACTTGAAAACCATAACATCACATAGAAATCCAAAACCAAGAGAATGAGGCTTGGCAAAATTGGGAGTGGGGAGCGAATGGGGAGGCTACGCAAGCGAGCCAGGGAAGTATATGAAAGGGTAGGGGCACATGGGGCTCATCGGGAGAAAACAGCTCCTCATTGGCCCCCAGAATTACAAATCCGCCCTGGGGGATGTGCCAAGCCATGAGGTGAGGTAAAAAGGGCCAAACTAAACTTTAAAACCCTAACTAGATGGCAGGAATTGCCAAAACAGGCGGGAAATGCTTAAAACAGGTGCCACATGCTGTCAGCAGGCATCCTTATGTAGTTAGGTGCCCTCCagtcaaatgaaaaaaaaagtgtgtgaatacaccctaataaaaaaaaatgatacattaAACTTGACTACAACTTTTTGGGGTATTTTAAATTAGTCCAATTTTCCATTTGCAAACATGGGAAGTCTTGTAGCTATAAAGGCTCAATGTGATATCTCAGCTATTAAAGGGATGCCTAGGGTATTACCCATAATGCTAATCTTCTGCCTAACAAGAAGCTTTGTTTATTTCAGAAAGATGTTTCAGCAGTGAGCGGGAACTTGAACGCAGTCTTATGCACGGTAAAAATCAGCAATAAAACCAATGAAATATGTTCCAATACAACTGCTTTTATTGACAACGCTAAAACATGGGTCTTATTTGTTACCTCCAAGTCTATATTCACAAACTTCTAGATGTGTCCCTACCTTTCCTCTTACAAATGTCTCTCTTCTTACCTTTCTTCTAACAGATGTCtccctccttacctttcctcGTACATGTCTCCCTCCTTACCTTTCCTTTTATGTGTCTccttccttacctttcctcttacagatgtctccttccttacctttcctcttacAGATTTCTCCCTTCTTTACCTTTCCTCTTACAGATGTTTCCCTCCTTATCTTTCCTCTTACAGATGTCtccctccttacctttcctcttacagatgtctccctccttacctttcctcATACATATATCTACCTTCTTTCCTTTCCTCTCACAGATGTGTTTTCTTACGTTTCCTCTTACAGATGTGTtctccttacctttcctcttacagatgtctccctccttgtctttcctcttacagatgtgtctccttacctttcctcttacAGATTTGTCCTCCTTGCCTTTCCTCTTACAGATGTCtccctccttacctttcctcttacagatgtctccctccttacctttcctcttacagatgtccctccttacctttcctcttacagatgtgtcctccttacctttcctcttacAGATGTGTCCCTTCTTACCTTTCCTCTTACAGATGTCtccctccttacctttcctcttacagatgtccctccttacctttcctcttacAGATTTGCCCTCCTTGCCTTTCCTCTTACAGATGTCtccctccttacctttcctcttacagatgtccctccttacctttcctcttacAGATTTGTCCTCCTTGCCTTTCCTCTTACAGATGTCTCTCTCCATACCTTTCATCTTACAGATGTCTCCCTCCTTAACTTTCATCTTACAGATGTCTCCCTCCTTGTCTTTCCTCTTACAGATGTGtctccttacctttcctcttacAGATTTGTCCTCCTTGCCTTTCCTCTTACAGATGTCtccctccttacctttcctcttacagatgtctccctccttacctttcctcttacagatgtccctccttacctttcctcttacagatttgtcctccttacctttcctcttacAGATGTGTCCCTTCTTACCTTTCCTCTTACAGATTTGTCCTCCTTGCCTTTCCTCTTACAGATGTCtccctccttacctttcctcttacagatgtccctccttacctttcctcttacAGATTTGTCCTCCTTGCCTTTCCTCTTACAGATGTCTCTCTCCATACCTTTTATCTTACAGATGTCTCCCTCCTTAACTTTCATCTTACAGATGTCtccctccttacctttcctcttaAGGATGTCtccctccttacctttcctcttacagatgtccctccttacctttcctcttacAGATTTGTCCTCCTTGCCTTTCCTCTTACAGATGTCtccctccttacctttcctcttacagatgtccctccttacctttcctcttacAGATTTGTCCTCCTTGCCTTTCCTCTTACAGATGTCTCCCTCCATACCTTTCCTCTTACAGATGTGTCCCTCCTTACCTTTCATCTTACAGATGTCtccctccttacctttcctcCTACAGATGTGTCCTCCTTGCCTTTCCTCCTACATATATCTCTCTTCTTTCCTTTCCTCTTACAGATGTGTTTTCCCTTGGTGCATGGAATCATTATGGTAGAAGTTAGACTGAGATTTAGAGATACCTTGGACTTGGACAGGTTGTGATCTCTTGACTCGCCTGACTAGACTGTCACTGAATAGTttacaatacataaataaatgtgACATGGAGTATATAATATTAATCTTCAGATTTAACCTTTAGACTGGTAATAAATATGATAGTAGTGCCGCCCTACACATACATAGACAGCAGCAGCGGACACTCAGGCTCTGGGAGACCAGCAGTAATGGTGATGATGTGATGGACGTTGATTGTGAGGAGTGTTCCATCTTGTGGCTTCTGGCGCCCTGTGGTTGC
The nucleotide sequence above comes from Dendropsophus ebraccatus isolate aDenEbr1 chromosome 8, aDenEbr1.pat, whole genome shotgun sequence. Encoded proteins:
- the LOC138798375 gene encoding uncharacterized protein — translated: MKILILLALVGVSVCQDDGNQPQPQEGQGGQGGQGGQGGQGGQGGQEGQEGSSSPIKCNSEYKNDFADDKECFKNALKTVPFLMESGQRLVCKHKNNEDEKTKEYYAEFTNEFSLFLRCTGCGAGNLVGLDDLLGDLGSDVGQTTGDLLEAVEGLKRALGIDGVVLDLLCHLLGGFLASDCAKRLISKDVSAVSGNLNAVLCTKEEELDVALTIRTLRDASCLLDDTLRIDAVLENLTGGVAEALAPALKGVVRDLKNVPLLGPVLQALGCTVTNLLDGLINGNGEGLLPGILGGGGGSSIGNLLANLFGR